GGGCCTGTTCCAGTCAGGCCTGGTTCAGAAGGACGGTACGCCCGCCACCTCGGCCCCGCTCCGGGTATAGACCTGCATCGCCCGGCAGGTCAGGGCGTCGGCATCCACGACCAGATGGCCAGGCTGCCCGGCCAGCCTCATCCACGCCGTGTAGCGGACGACCCGGTCGTTGGTGCCGTCCAACTGCCGGGTATAGAAGAGCTCGGTGATCTCGTCTGGCCTGACCCCGGCTCCCTCGACGGCGCCCGCGACGTGGGAATTGCACGGATGCTGGGCCAACTGGGCGATCCGCGCCTCGAAGGCCGGGTTGGTCGCCTGCTGCTGCGGGGCATCGAGGCCGGCGCAGGCGGACAGGGTTCCGGCTGCGATCAGGAGCATGGCGAGTGCTGGCGATGGTGTTTTCATGGCTGGTCTCTTGGCGTTCGATAAGGGTGCTCTGGTGATGCAGCTACCCGGACGATGCCCCCAACAGGCAGCCCCCATGACGTGTTTCGACGCAGCCGAATAACAAGCCGCGGCGCCGGCACAACCCGAAAGAACGACATTTACCCCTTATTGACGGCTTTCCCCCAGGATGGCGTTTCGATTGGCGGGGCCGCCCCGTGCTCCGGCCGTTCTTCATGGGAAGCGGGCCTTGACCTCTCCTGGATGCTGGCTGCATGGCGCGGCGATCTACCAGATCTATCCACTGAGCTTTCTCGACACCGACGGGGACGGGTACGGCGACCTGGAAGGGGTGATCCGGCGCCTCGACCATGTCGCCTCGCTGGGCGTGGACGCCGTCTGGCTGTCTCCCTTCCAGCCGTCGCCGCTCGCAGACTTCGGATACGATATCACCGACCACAAGGGCGTCGATCCGCGCATGGGCACGATCGACGCCTTCGACCGGCTGCTGGCGGAGACCCACCGGCGCGGCCTGAAGCTGATGATCGACCTGGTCTGCGGCCACACCTCCGACCGGCATCCCTGGTTCGAGGAAAGCCGCCGGTCGAAGGGAAGCCAGCGGGCGGACTGGTATGTCTGGGGCGATCCGGCGGCCGACGGCACCGCGCCCAACAACTGGCTGTCGGTGTTCGGCGGTCCGGCCTGGACCTGGGAGCCTCGGCGCCGGCAATACTATCTTCATCATTTCCTGGCGAGCCAGCCGACGTTGAACCTCCGGAACGAGGGCGCGATTGAGGCCCTGCTGGACGCCGCCCGCTTCTGGCTGGACCGGGGAGTGGACGGCTTCCGCCTCGACGCGGTCGATTTCCTGATGCGCGACCCGGCCCTGCGCTCCAACCCGCCGCTGTCGGCCAAGCCGGCGGAGATCCCGGCCAAGCCGTTCGGCCTGCAGGCCCACGTCTTCGACGTCGCCCACTTCGATGTCCGCAGCGTGCTGGAGCGGATCCGCGCCGCCGCCGACGGCCATGACGACCGGGCGCTGCTGGGGGAACTGTCAAGCCAGCCGGGAGCGGCGCTGAGGATCGAGCGCTATACGAAGCCGGGCGGGCTCGATGCCGCCTACACCCTCGACCTGCCCAAGCGGCCCTTCGCCGCCGGGACCTTCCATGCTGCCCTGACGGCGGCCGGGCCGGGAGGCGCCACCTGCTGGAGCTTCAGCAACCACGACGTGGAGCGCACGGCGTCGCGCTGGCGGCCGGCCGGAGCCGACCCCGAGCGCTTCGCCGCCCTGCTGGCGCTGCTGTTCTGCTGCCTGCCCGGGACCCTCTGCCTCTACCAGGGGGAGGAGCTGGGGCTGCCCCAGGCCGACCTCGATTTCGAGGATCTGCGCGACCCGTTCGGCACCGCCTTCTGGCCCGAGTTCAAGGGCCGCGACGGCTCCCGCACGCCGATGCCCTGGATCGCGGGGGCCGATCATGCCGGTTTCACCCGCGGCGCGAGGCCCTGGCTGCCGGTGACGGAGGCCCATCGCGCGCTGGCGGCGGACCGGCAGGAGATGCGGCCGGATTCCACCCTGAACGTCTGGCGGCGCTGCCTGGCTCTCCGCCGCCTCCATCCCGAGCTGAAGCACGGCGCGGCGGGGCAGGTGGACGAGGACGGGCCGGTCCTGTCCTTCACGCGCGGCGACCGGCTGACCGCCGTCTTCAACCTGTCCTGCGGCCGGGCGGACTATGTCCTGCCGCCCGGCCGCTACGCTGCGATCGACATCCCGCTCCCGGGTCCGGCGGCGCTGCTTGAAGGCGCGCCGCGGGACGGGATGAAGGTCACGTTGCCGCCGCTCGGCGCCCTGCTGGCGCTTCGGGAAGACTGATCACTCCGCCGCCATCGGCGTCGGGGCGGGGTTGCGGAAGGCTTCCAGCAGTGCCGCCTCGTTCGCCTTGGCGTCGGACAGGTGACGGTCCTTGACCGGGCCGAAGCCGCGGATGCGGTCGGGAATGCCGGCGATCTCGACCGCGAGGCCGTGGTTCTCGTAGGTCAGCCCCGACAGCAGTTCGCCGACGGTCTTCTCGTAGTCGGCGATCAGCTGCCGTTCCAGCTTGCGCTCGGCGGTCCGGCCGAACGGGTCGAAGCGGGTGCCGCGCAGACCCTTCATCCGGGCCAGCGCCTGGAACGCCTTCAGCATCCACGGGCCGTAGGCCTTCTTCCGGGGCTCGCCGGTGGCGGGATCGGTCTCCGACAGCATCGGCGGGGCGAGGTGGAACTCCAGCTTGTAGTCGCCCTCGAACTGCTCCCGGAGCTGCTTCAGGAAGGTGCCGTCGGTATAGAGCCGGGCGACCTCGTACTCGTCCTTGTAGGCCAGCAGCTTGAAGTAGTTGCGGGCGACCGCCTCGGTCAGCCCGGTCCTGCCCTTGGCGCGATCGGCCTCGACCTGACGCACCCAGTTCACCTGCCTCTCGTAGCGCGCGGCGTAGGCCGCGTCCTGGTAGTCGGTCAGGTAGGCCACCCGGCGCCGGATCACCTCGTCCAGCGTCTCCGAAAGCTGCCGGTGCGACGGCTTGTCCGCGGCGGCCTCCCGCTGCGCGGCGGCTGCGGGTGCGGCCGCGGCCTTGACCGCCGCCACGTCCAGGGCGGCGCGGCGGCCCCAGCGGAAGGCCTCCGTGTTCATCCCGACCGCGACGCCGTTCAGCTCGATCGCCTGCTCGATGGCCTCCGCCGAGACCGGGACGAAGCCCTTCTGGTAGGCCGCTCCCAGCATGAACAGGTTGGTCGCGATGGAGTCGCCCATCAGCGCGGTGGCGAGGCCGGTGGCGTCCAGCGCGGTCAGCTTGTCCGTCCCGCCGCAGGCCTTGGCGATCTCGCCCAGCAGGTCCCGGGTCGGGATCCGGAAGTCGGCGTTGCGGGTGAAATCGGCGGTGATCGTCTCGTGCTCGTTGATCACGGCATGGGTATAATCCGGGGCCATCTTCGACAGGCAGTCGCCGCTGGCCGCCACGATCAGGTCGCAGCCGATCACCAGCTTCGCCCCGCCGGCCGCGATGCGGACCGCGTGCAAGTCTTCCGGCCGCGGTGCGATGCGGATATGGCTGGTCACGGCGCCGCCCTTCTGCGCCAGGCCCGCCTGGTCCAGGACCGAGCAGCCCTTGCCCTCGATATGGGCGGCCATGCCGAGGATCGCGCCGATGGTCACGACGCCCGTCCCGCCGATGCCGGTGACCAGGATGCCGTAGGGATGGTCGAGGCCCGGGCGGACGGGCTCGGGAAGCGTCATCTCCGCCACGGCGTCCCCTGCCGCCGCCGGCTTGCCCGCGGTCGCCGGCTTGGGCTTGCGGAGCTGCCCGCCGTGGACGGTCACGAAGCTCGGGCAGAAGCCCTTGACGCAGGAGAAGTCCTTGTTGCAGGTGGACTGGTCGATCTGGCGCTTGCGGCCGAACTCGGTCTCGACCGGCACCACCGACAGGCAGTTGGACTTCTTCGAGCAGTCGCCGCAGCCCTCGCAGACCTGCTCGTTGATCATCACCCGCTTGGGCGGATCGACCATGATCTTGCGCTTCCGGCGCCGGCGCTTCTCGGCGGCGCAGGTCTGGTCGTAGATCAGGATGCTGGTGCCCTCGACCTCGCGCATCTCGCGCTGGACGCGGTCCAGGTCGTCGCGGTGCTCGACCTTGACGCCCGGCGCCAAACCCGTCGGCCCGGCATATTTCTCCGGCTCGTCGGTCACCACGACGATGCGGCGGGCGCCCTCGGCGGCGAGCTGCTTGCTGATCTGCGGCACCGTCAGCACGCCGTCATGGGCCTGCCCGCCGGTCATGGCGACCGCGTCGTTGAACAGGATCTTGTAGGTGATGTTGACCTTGGACGCGATGGCAGCCCGGACCGCCAGCAGGCCGGAGTGGAAATAGGTCCCGTCGCCCAGGTTGGCGAAGATGTGCTGCTCGTCGGTGAACGGCGCCTGGCCGATCCAGGTCACGCCTTCGCCGCCCATCTGGGTGAAGGTCTCCGTCCGGCGGTCCATCCAGGTCGCCATGTAGTGGCAGCCGATGCCGGCCACCGCGCGGCTGCCCTCGGGCACCACGGTGGAGGTGTTGTGCGGGCAGCCGGAGCAGAAGAACGGCTTGCGCTCGACCAGGGCCTTCCGCGCCTTGGCGTTCTCCTGGCGGTCCAGGAACTCGACCCGGCGGCGGATGCCCTCGTGGTCGAAGAACTTCAGCAGGCGGCGGCCGATCACCACGGCGATCCGGGCCGGCGACAGCTCGTTGTAGGAGGGCAGCATCTCGCGCGCTTCCTCGTCGAACTTGCCGACCACGCGCGGGCGCACGTCCGGATGCCAATTGTAGAGCTGTTCCTTGAGCTGGTTCTCGATCAGCGCCCGCTTTTCCTCGACCACCACGATCTCTTCCAGGCCCTGGGCGAACTGGCGGATGCCCTCGCGCTCCAGCGGCCACGCCATGGCGACCTTGTAGACGGTCAGCCCGATGTCGGCGGCCATTTCCTCGGAGATGTTCAGGTCGTCCAGCGCCTGCCGGACGTCCAGGTAGCTCTTGCCGGTGGTGACCACGCCCAGGCGCGGGCGGGGGGAGGATATCACGGTCTTGTCCAGCCGGTTGGCCCGCGCGAAGGCCAGCGCCGCGTAGAGCTTGTACTTCATCAGCCGCTCTTCCTGTTCGAGCGGCGGATCGGGCCAGCGGATGTTGAGCCCGCCGACCGGCATGTCGAATTCCGGCACGACGTAGTTGACTCGCAGCGGATCGATCGAGACCGACGCCGAGCTGTCCACCGTCTCCGCGATCGTCTTGAAGGCGATCCAGCAGCCGGAAAAGCGCGACATCGCCCAGCCCATCAGGCCGAGGTCGAGGAATTCCTGCACGCCCGCGGGGTTCAGCACCGGGATCATCGAGCCGACGAAGGCGTGCTCCGACTGGTGCGGGAACGTCGAGGACTTGCAGGAATGGTCGTCGCCGGCCAGCACCAGCACGCCGCCGTTCCGCGAGGTTCCCGCCGCGTTGGCGTGCTTGAACACGTCGCCCGAGCGGTCCACGCCCGGACCCTTGCCGTACCACATGGAGTACACGCCGTCATAGCGGGCACCCGGGAACATGCCGACCTGCTGGCTGCCCCACACGGCGGTGGCGCCCAGCTCCTCGTTCACGCCGGGCTGGAACTGGATGTGGTTGGAGGCCAGGAACTTGCGCGCCTTCCACAGCGCCTGGTCGAACCCGCCGAGCGGCGATCCCCGGTAGCCGGAGATGAAGCAGCCCGTGTTCAGCCCCGCCGCGACGTCGCGCTGGCGCTGCATCATGGGCAGCCGGACCAGCGCCTGGGTGCCGGTCAGGAAGACCCGCCCGCTTTCGAGCGTGTATTTGTCGTCCAGTTTGACAGCCGGGAGCGTCATGTTCCGTTCCTCCTTGGATAGCGATCCTAAGAACCGTCTTTTGTTTTTCTTCTTGTGAAAAAGGTAACTCTTACTGTCCTTTTCTGCAATCGATCCGGGATGAGCCCGGTGAAAACGCAACGAACCTCCGCGACATCCTGTCGCGCGGACAAAAAATTATATGGGATCGGCGAAGGCGGAGAGATCCGGTCTCCTTTGAAAAAATGACTCCTCCACCGCGCTGAAGATCCGCGGGTCGGGGCATCGGGCGACGTCGAACCTCGGGAGGCCGCCAGCGGCTCGCCCGCAACGGACTGGCCCTGGAGAAACCATGCCCCGTGGCCGATACTCGCCGGAAAGGGGATGGAATGGACAGAGTGATGGACAAGGCCTCGAGCGGTTGGATCAACGGTTTCATCGGGATGCTGATCTTCAGCGGATCGCTCCCCGCGACGCGGGTCGCCGTCGCCGACTTCGACCCGGTCTTCCTGACCGTCGCCCGCGCGGCCATCGCGGGATTGCTGGCGGCGGCACTCCTGGTCGCCTTCCGGCAGAAGCGGCCGGACCGGGGCGACCTCGCGTCCCTGGCCGTGGTGTCCTTCGGCGTCGTCGTCGGGTTTCCGCTGCTCACGGCGTTGGCGCTGGAGCATATCACCTCCGCCCAGTCCATCGTCTTCATCGGCCTGCTGCCGCTGGCGACGGCGACCTTCGGCGTGCTGCGCGGCGGCGAACGGCCGCGCCCGGCCTTCTGGGTGTTTTCAGGCCTCGGCAGCGCGCTGGTCGCCGGGTACGCGCTGGCCCAAAGCCGCGGCGGCTCGCTGGTCGGAGACACGCTGATGCTGGCGGCCGTCATCGTCTGCGGCCTGGGCTACGCCGAGGGCGGCCGGCTTTCCCGGAAGCTCGGCGGCTGGCAGGTGATCTCCTGGGCCCTGGTGCTGTCCATGCCCTTCATGGTGCCGCTGAGCCTGTATGCCATGCCGCCGTCCTGGGCGGGCGTCGGCCAAGCGGCATGGCTGGGCCTTGCCTACGTGTCGCTGTTCAGCATGCTGATCGGCTTCGTGTTCTGGTACCGGGGCCTGTCCCAGGGCGGCATCGCCGCCGTCGGGCAATTGCAGCTGCTTCAGCCCTTCTTCGGGCTGACCCTGGCCGCGACCCTGCTGGGCGAGGCGGTCGGCTGGCCCATGGTCGCCGTCACCGCCGCCGTGGTGCTCTGCGTCGCCGGGGCGAAGCGCTTCGCCTCGTGAGGACGCCTTTGGAAACCGGCGGGCCTGCCCTATAACCGCTCCCATGAGACCGCAGAAACCCCTGCCCACGGACCCGCCCGCCGCCGAGGAGGTCGCGCGCCAGACCGCGCGGTTCCGGGCGCTGATCGCCAAGCCGACGCGCGAGCGGCTTCGCAACCTGGTGACGGCCTGCCATCGCCAGCTGGAGCAGGCGGTGGCGGCGCATCCGCCGCGCCAGCCGGTGGCGTGCCGTATGGGCTGCGACCATTGCTGCCATCTCTACGTCTCCGCGACGGCGCCGGAACTGCTGGCCATCGCGGAGCATGTCGCGGCGTGGCCGGAGGATCGGCGCGCGGCCCTCCGGTCCCGGCTGGCCGAGGCGCTTCCCGCGACCCGCGGCCTGGCGCCCGCCGAGCGGGTCCGGCTCGACCGCCCCTGTCCCATGCTGGAGGGTGGCCTGTGCGGCATCTATCCGGTGCGGCCGCTGGGCTGCCGCGCCTATGCGTCTTTCGACGTCGCCGCCTGCGAACGGTCGAAGCGGGAGCGGGACGCCCAGGCGGCCATTCCCGTGCCCAGGATCAACATGCGTTCGCGCCGCCTGCTGTCGCACTGCCTGCGCGCGGCGCTCGTGGACCGCGGGCTGGACGGAAACTCCTACGAGCTGATCGAGGGGCTGTCCCGCGTGCTGGAAACCCCCGACGCCGACGCCCGCTGGACGGCGGGCGAGGAGATCCTGGCCGGGGTGCGGACGGATTCCTGAACTCGGGCGTCTGAAGCCTGGGGCGGCCGACGGTCAGAGCACCGGCAGGTCCAGCGTCAGCCGGGCGCCCTCGTTCTTCCGCCAGGCGTCATTGTCCCATGCCAGCTTACCGCCGAGCTGGTTCGCCAGGACGTCCATGATCTGCAGCCCGGTGCCGACGCGCGACGCCTTGACCCGGTCGAAGCCCGGCCCGTCGTCGCTCAGCGTCAGGCGGGCGCTGTCGGGTGCCGTCCGGTCAAGCCGCAGGGCGATCCTGCCGCCCCCCTCCTGCCCGGCGGCGGAAAAGGCGTGCTGAAGGCTGTTGACGATGAACTCGTTGATCAGCAGCCCCAAGGGCACGGTGGTATCGACCCCGGCCTCGGCGTCATCGGCCGCGAAATCCAGCGTGACGTCCTCGCCCCTCGCCCCGTGGAACGCCAGCAGGCTCTCGCACAGGGTCCGCAGGTAGCGGGAGAGGCCGATCCGCTCGACGCTCTCCGCCTCGAACAGGCTGTCATGGACGACCCGCAGGGTTTCCACGCGGCTGCCGATGATCCGGAGCTGGCTCTCGACCTCGCCGCCGCCGACCCGGCGGATCTGCATGTTGAGCAGGCTGGTGATGATCTGGAGGTTGTTCTTGACCCGGTGCTGCAATTCCCGCAGCAGGACCGCGCGCTCCTCCGCCAGCCGGGCCAGCGCCTCGTTCGAGGAGCGCCGCTCGATCGCCGCGGCCAGGATGTTGGCGTAGCTCTGCAGGAAATCCACGTCTTCCTGATTGAAGCTCCGCAGCTCGTCGCTGTCCACCTCCAGAACGCCGAAAGCTTCGCCCCGGCCCTGGATGATCACGTTGATCAGGCTTCGGATGCCATGGTCGCGCAGGAACCGCGGCACGTCGAACCGCGACTCCGCCTCGATGTCGTCGGCGATCACGGGCTTGCCGGACTTCAGCGTATAGCCGCCCGACGACCGGCTTCCGGCATCCACCACCAGCGTCCCCTCGAGCCCGGGCCGCCAGCCGACGCCGGCGCGCATCAGCAGCTGTTCCCCGCCGGGCAGCCGCTCCATGACCTTTGCCCGCTTGACCCGCAGGCCCTGGGCCGCCAGCACGACCGCCTCGTGCAGCAGGGCATCCAGATCGTCCACCATCAGCGCCTGCCGGCCGAACTCAGCCAGGGCGCTCTGACGGCGGATCCATCGCTCGTGATCGAAGGTATCATCGCTCATGGGGGGGACAACACATCAGAAGGCCTGTCGGCGTCGAACTCCCAAAAGTGGAACCTGGGGTGGCATCGGTCGTTGGGCGTCAATAAAGTTTCTCCAGCAACTCGCCGTAGCTTTTGCGGATCTCGTGGCGGCGGATCTTCAGGGTCGGGGTGAGCTGAGCGTTCTCCACGCTGAACGGTTCCGGGACGATCACGAACTTGCGGACGCGCTCGATGCCGGACAGGCCGCGGTTGACCCGTTCCACCGCCTCGCCGACATGCTTCCGGAAATCGGCGTCCTCCGCCAGCTCGGCCGGGTCTGCCCGCTTGCCGTGGCGCTTCGCCCAGTCGCGCGCCAGTTGGAGGTCCGGCACGATCAGGGCCACCAGGAACGGCTTGCCGTCCCCCGCCACCATCACCTGGCCGATGCAGGGCTCCAGCGCCAGCAGGTTCTCGATCCGCTGGGGCGCCACGTTGTCGCCGCCGCTGGTGACGATCAGGTCCTTCTTGCGGTCGGTCAGGACCAGCGACCCGTCGGGCGCCAGATGGCCGATGTCCCCGGTGTGCAGCCAGCCGTCCACGATGGTGCGGTCGGTCGCGTCCCGGTCGCCCCAGTATCCCTTCATGACCATGGGGCCGCGCGCCAGGATCTCGCCGTCCCCGGCGATCCTGACTTCCACGTCCGGCATCGGCGGGCCGACGGTGTCGTGGCGGATGCGGCTGGGCCGGTTGCAGGCGATCAGCGGCGACGCCTCGGTCTGGCCGTACCCTTGGAGGATGCGGATGCCGAGCGACTGGAAGAACAGCGCCGTTTCCGGCGCCAGGGCGGCCCCGCCCGAGATGAACGCCTTCAGCCGCCCGCCGAAGCGCTCGCAGATCCGATGGCGAACCAGCCGCTCCAGCGCGAAGTCCTGCGCCGCGTCCAGCGGCCCCAGCCGCCCGTCCCGGCGATACCGCTTGGCGCCCAGCTCCAGCGTCCTGCGGAACAGGGCGAGGCGCAGGCCGCCGGCCCGCTCGACCTCCCGCCGGATGCGCGCTTCCAGCACCTCGTACAGGCGCGGCACGGCGGTCATGATGGTCGGCTTGACCTCCCCCAGGTTGCCGGCCAGCTTCTCGACCGACTCAGCGTAGGCGATCCGGGCGCCCAGGGTCAGCGCGAACATCTGGCCGCAGGTATGCTCATAGGCGTGGGCCAGGGGCAGGAAGGACAGGAAGGTCTCCTCCCCCAGGCCGACATCCTCGACCAGGGTATAGGCCGACTTGCAGTTGGACAGGATGTTGCCGTGGGTCAGCATCACGCCCTTGGGCGTTCCGCCGGTGCCGGAGGTATAGATGATGCAGGCCACGTCGTCGCGCCCGGCCGGCACGTCCTCCGGGACTGGAATCGGTGCCGGGGACCTCTCCGCCTCCTGCGCGGCGCCGCGCCTCAGCAGCTCCGCCCAGCCCAGCGCCTCGGGCGCCCCGTCGGGCATGCCCGGCATGTCCTCGTTGAAGCTGACCACCGCCCGCATGTCGCGCACCTGCAGGATGGCGGGCAGCACCTTGCGCATCAGCGCCGGGGTGGAGACCAGCACGACCCGCGCGCCGCTGTCGGTCAGCGTGTGGACATGGTCCGACGTGGTGCTGGTGGTGTAGGCCGGCACGGTGATGGCGCCCAGCGACATGATCGCGAAATCGGCGACCAGCCATTCCGGCCGGTTCTCCGCGACGATGGCGACCCGGTCGCCGCGCCCGACGCCCAGTCCGCGCAGTCCCGCCGCGGCCCGCCGGACGTCGCGCGCGACCTCCTCCCAGCTTTGCCGGACCCACTCGCCGCCCCGCTTGGAGATCAGCAGCGGCCGGTCGCCGTGGCGCAGCACCTGGTCGAAGAACATGTCGGGCAGGCTTGACCAGCGGTCATAGGTGTCGCGATCGGTGGTGTCTCGGTCGGTGGTGTCGCGGTCCGTCCGCGGCGGGTGATCGGGGCGCGTGCTGGTCATGTCTGCTTTCCGTGTTGGAGAGGTCCATTCCGGAGTGGGCCTCGGGGCCGTACGGCGGAGGCGTTATGGGGCATCGGTGCCGGTCATGGCCCGATATATAGAACGGGACGGCCGCTTGGATGGGTTCAATCGCCCGCCTATATCCCTGGCAGCGCAACAGGAGGAAACCGATGAGCCAGATAGCGACCGCGGAGCCGCTCGACAATCCCGAACCGGGAATGCCCGACCTCGGCGAGCTGCCGACCTGGGATCTGGGCGACCTCTACCCGGGTCAGGACTCCGACGCGCTCAAGACCGACCTGGACCGGATGGAAAAGGCGTCGAAGGACTTCCACAAGAGCTACAACGGCAAGCTGGCGGACCTCGGCGGTGCCCAGCTCGGGACGGCGGTGGCCGCCTACGAGGAGATCGACGAGACCCTGTCGCGCATCATGAGCTATGCGCACCTTGTCTATGCCGGCGACATGAACGACCCGAACGTGGGCAAGTTCTTCCAGGGCATCCAGGAACGGGTCAACGGCATCTCGACCTATCTGCTGTTCTTCACCCTGGAGCTCAACCGTCTCGACGACGCGGTGCTGGCCGCCAAGATGAAGTCGCCGGAACTGGCGAAGTACGCGCCCTGGCTGCGCGACATCCGCGTGTTCCGCCCGCACCAGCTTTCTGACGAGCTGGAACGGCTGCTCCACGAGAAATACGTGGTCGGACGCGCCGCCTGGAACCGCCTGTTCGACGAGACGATCGCCGGCCTCCGCTTCACCATCGGCGGCCGGGAGATGACTTGCACCGAGGCGCTGAACCGCCTGACCGACCGCTCGTCCGAACGCCGGCGCGAGGCGGCGGTGGAGATCGGCCGGGTGCTCGAAGCCAACAGCCGCACCTTCGCGCTGATCACCAACACGCTGGCCAAGGACAAGGAGATCGACGACAAGTGGCGCAACTATCCGCGCCCGACATCGTCCCGCAACAAGTCCAACCACGTCGAGGACGAGGTGGTGGACGCGCTGGTCACCGCCGTCAAGGGCGCCTACCCGGACCTGTCGCACCGTTACTACGCGCTCAAGGCCAAGTGGTTCGGCGGCGACACGCTGGACTACTGGGACCGCAACGCGCCGCTGCCGGACGACGTGGACCGGCTGATCCCGTGGAACGAGGCCCGCGGCATCGTTCTGGACGCCTATGGCCGCTTCTCGCCGGAGCTGGCCGCCGTCGGCCGCCGCTTCTTCGACAATGCCTGGATCGACGCGCCGGTCCGGCCGGGCAAGGCGCCCGGCGCCTTCGCCCACCCGACGGTGCCGAGCGTCCACCCGTACCTGCTGGTCAACTACCAGGGCAAGACCCGCGACGTGATGACCCTGGCCCACGAACTGGGCCACGGCGTCCACCAAGTGCTGGCCGGCCGCCAGGGCCACCTGATGGCGGACACGCCGCTGACCCTGGCGGAGACCGCGTCTGTGTTCGGCGAGATGCTGACCTTCCGCTCGCTGCTCGACGCCGAGACCGACCCGGCCGCCAAGAAGATCATGCTGGCCTCCAAGGTGGAGGACATGCTGAACACGGTGGTCCGCCAGATCGCCTTCTTCGACTTCGAGCAGCGGCTCCACACCGAGCGGCGCGAGGGCGAGCTGACGGCGGAGCGGATCGGCGAGATCTGGATGGACGTGCAGGCGGAGAGCCTCGGCCCGGCGCTTCGCTTCGACCAGGGATACCGGACCTACTGGGCCTATATCCCGCACTTCATCCACTCGCCCTTCTATGTCTACGCCTATGCCTTCGGCGACTGCCTGGTCAACTCGCTCTACGCGGTCTACCAGGACGCGGCGGACGGCTTCGCCGAGCGGTACCTTAAGATGCTGTCGGCCGGCGGCACGCTGCGCCACCAGGAACTGCTGGCCCCGTTCGGCCTCAACGCCTCCGACCCGGCCTTCTGGGACAAGGGCCTGGGCGTGATCCGCGGCTTCATCGACGAGCTGGAGCGGCAGGACCGCTGACGATCCTTCTCCGGTTCCCGGCGGCGGGAGCGGCATGGCCGCCGTCCCCGCCGCCGGGACCGTCCGGGCGGAACCTCAGGCGTCGGTGGCGGCCCGGCCGGGGCCGATCATCAACGCCATCAGGTCCCGCTCGATGCCGCGCTTCTCCTCCAGCAACCGGGCGCGCCGCCGGTTGAGGTCATCGAGGCCGGTGCGGCCGTACCATTCCTTCTGAAGGTCGCACCGTTTCCGCAAGGCTACGATGCGCGCCTTGTGCAGCCGCTTGGT
This Skermanella mucosa DNA region includes the following protein-coding sequences:
- a CDS encoding alpha-amylase family glycosyl hydrolase; translated protein: MTSPGCWLHGAAIYQIYPLSFLDTDGDGYGDLEGVIRRLDHVASLGVDAVWLSPFQPSPLADFGYDITDHKGVDPRMGTIDAFDRLLAETHRRGLKLMIDLVCGHTSDRHPWFEESRRSKGSQRADWYVWGDPAADGTAPNNWLSVFGGPAWTWEPRRRQYYLHHFLASQPTLNLRNEGAIEALLDAARFWLDRGVDGFRLDAVDFLMRDPALRSNPPLSAKPAEIPAKPFGLQAHVFDVAHFDVRSVLERIRAAADGHDDRALLGELSSQPGAALRIERYTKPGGLDAAYTLDLPKRPFAAGTFHAALTAAGPGGATCWSFSNHDVERTASRWRPAGADPERFAALLALLFCCLPGTLCLYQGEELGLPQADLDFEDLRDPFGTAFWPEFKGRDGSRTPMPWIAGADHAGFTRGARPWLPVTEAHRALAADRQEMRPDSTLNVWRRCLALRRLHPELKHGAAGQVDEDGPVLSFTRGDRLTAVFNLSCGRADYVLPPGRYAAIDIPLPGPAALLEGAPRDGMKVTLPPLGALLALRED
- a CDS encoding indolepyruvate ferredoxin oxidoreductase family protein, producing the protein MTLPAVKLDDKYTLESGRVFLTGTQALVRLPMMQRQRDVAAGLNTGCFISGYRGSPLGGFDQALWKARKFLASNHIQFQPGVNEELGATAVWGSQQVGMFPGARYDGVYSMWYGKGPGVDRSGDVFKHANAAGTSRNGGVLVLAGDDHSCKSSTFPHQSEHAFVGSMIPVLNPAGVQEFLDLGLMGWAMSRFSGCWIAFKTIAETVDSSASVSIDPLRVNYVVPEFDMPVGGLNIRWPDPPLEQEERLMKYKLYAALAFARANRLDKTVISSPRPRLGVVTTGKSYLDVRQALDDLNISEEMAADIGLTVYKVAMAWPLEREGIRQFAQGLEEIVVVEEKRALIENQLKEQLYNWHPDVRPRVVGKFDEEAREMLPSYNELSPARIAVVIGRRLLKFFDHEGIRRRVEFLDRQENAKARKALVERKPFFCSGCPHNTSTVVPEGSRAVAGIGCHYMATWMDRRTETFTQMGGEGVTWIGQAPFTDEQHIFANLGDGTYFHSGLLAVRAAIASKVNITYKILFNDAVAMTGGQAHDGVLTVPQISKQLAAEGARRIVVVTDEPEKYAGPTGLAPGVKVEHRDDLDRVQREMREVEGTSILIYDQTCAAEKRRRRKRKIMVDPPKRVMINEQVCEGCGDCSKKSNCLSVVPVETEFGRKRQIDQSTCNKDFSCVKGFCPSFVTVHGGQLRKPKPATAGKPAAAGDAVAEMTLPEPVRPGLDHPYGILVTGIGGTGVVTIGAILGMAAHIEGKGCSVLDQAGLAQKGGAVTSHIRIAPRPEDLHAVRIAAGGAKLVIGCDLIVAASGDCLSKMAPDYTHAVINEHETITADFTRNADFRIPTRDLLGEIAKACGGTDKLTALDATGLATALMGDSIATNLFMLGAAYQKGFVPVSAEAIEQAIELNGVAVGMNTEAFRWGRRAALDVAAVKAAAAPAAAAQREAAADKPSHRQLSETLDEVIRRRVAYLTDYQDAAYAARYERQVNWVRQVEADRAKGRTGLTEAVARNYFKLLAYKDEYEVARLYTDGTFLKQLREQFEGDYKLEFHLAPPMLSETDPATGEPRKKAYGPWMLKAFQALARMKGLRGTRFDPFGRTAERKLERQLIADYEKTVGELLSGLTYENHGLAVEIAGIPDRIRGFGPVKDRHLSDAKANEAALLEAFRNPAPTPMAAE
- a CDS encoding DMT family transporter, yielding MDRVMDKASSGWINGFIGMLIFSGSLPATRVAVADFDPVFLTVARAAIAGLLAAALLVAFRQKRPDRGDLASLAVVSFGVVVGFPLLTALALEHITSAQSIVFIGLLPLATATFGVLRGGERPRPAFWVFSGLGSALVAGYALAQSRGGSLVGDTLMLAAVIVCGLGYAEGGRLSRKLGGWQVISWALVLSMPFMVPLSLYAMPPSWAGVGQAAWLGLAYVSLFSMLIGFVFWYRGLSQGGIAAVGQLQLLQPFFGLTLAATLLGEAVGWPMVAVTAAVVLCVAGAKRFAS
- a CDS encoding YkgJ family cysteine cluster protein, with amino-acid sequence MRPQKPLPTDPPAAEEVARQTARFRALIAKPTRERLRNLVTACHRQLEQAVAAHPPRQPVACRMGCDHCCHLYVSATAPELLAIAEHVAAWPEDRRAALRSRLAEALPATRGLAPAERVRLDRPCPMLEGGLCGIYPVRPLGCRAYASFDVAACERSKRERDAQAAIPVPRINMRSRRLLSHCLRAALVDRGLDGNSYELIEGLSRVLETPDADARWTAGEEILAGVRTDS
- a CDS encoding sensor histidine kinase, with amino-acid sequence MSDDTFDHERWIRRQSALAEFGRQALMVDDLDALLHEAVVLAAQGLRVKRAKVMERLPGGEQLLMRAGVGWRPGLEGTLVVDAGSRSSGGYTLKSGKPVIADDIEAESRFDVPRFLRDHGIRSLINVIIQGRGEAFGVLEVDSDELRSFNQEDVDFLQSYANILAAAIERRSSNEALARLAEERAVLLRELQHRVKNNLQIITSLLNMQIRRVGGGEVESQLRIIGSRVETLRVVHDSLFEAESVERIGLSRYLRTLCESLLAFHGARGEDVTLDFAADDAEAGVDTTVPLGLLINEFIVNSLQHAFSAAGQEGGGRIALRLDRTAPDSARLTLSDDGPGFDRVKASRVGTGLQIMDVLANQLGGKLAWDNDAWRKNEGARLTLDLPVL